In Aspergillus fumigatus Af293 chromosome 2, whole genome shotgun sequence, a genomic segment contains:
- a CDS encoding signal recognition particle 14 kDa protein, with translation MAKHLSHEEFFSSLSDLLSKTSQKARGSVFLTQKPLLPNNANTSTSENASSSSSLPPILIRATDGNTNAPNPKTAKDQSQKAARTSKVKLSTVVAQEDLETFFARYAEVCKASMTGLKKRDRKKGKAKAKGGASKVTKA, from the exons ATGGCAAAACACCTCAGTCACGAAGAG ttcttctcttccctctccgACCTCCTCTCCAAAACATCCCAAAAAGCCCGCGGCTCAGTCTTCCTCACCCAAAAGCCCCTCCTCCCAAACAACGCCAACACGAGCACATCAGAGAAtgcctcttcgtcatcatctcttcctcccATTCTTATCAGAGCAACAGACGGAAACACAAACGCACCGAATCCCAAGACAGCCAAAgaccagagccagaaggCCGCAAGGACATCCAAGGTCAAGCTTTCGACTGTAGTCGCGCAGGAGGATCTCGAGACGTTCTTTGCGCGGTATGCTGAAGTTTGCAAGGCGAGCATGACGGGGCTGAAGAAGCGGGATCGGAAAAAGGGAAAGGCGAAAGCCAAGGGTGGTGCTTCGAAGGTTACCAAGGCTTGA
- a CDS encoding NAD(P)/FAD-dependent oxidoreductase, which translates to MAPSILSTESSIIVIGAGTWGCSTALHLARRGYKDVTVLDPHPVPSPIAAGNDINKIMEHSELKDGSSDPRSAAFSTFTRAALKAWKTDPVFQPYFHETGFIISGHTPALIDHIRKDEVEPSETNFVKLETAEDFRRTMPPGVLTGDFPGWKGWLHKSGAGWIHAKKAMISAFNEAKRLGVRFVTGSPEGNVVSLVYEDGDVVGARTADGRVHKAHRTILSAGAGSDSLLDFKKQLRPTAWTLCHIQMGPEEVKQYRNLPVLFNIAKGFFIEPDEDKLELKICDEHPGYCNFLPDPNRPGQEKSVPFAKHQIPLEAEARARDFLHDTMPHLADRPLSFARICWDADTPDRAFLIDRHPEHPSLLVAVGGSGNGAMQMPTIGGFIADALESKLQKEVKDIVRWRPETAVDRDWRATQNRFGGPDRIMDFQQVGEDQWTKIGESRGP; encoded by the exons ATGGCGCCTTCAATTTTGAGCACTGAATCTTCCATTATCGTTATCGGAGCAGGCACATGGGGCTGCTCAACTGCTCTGCATCTCGCTCGTCGAGGCTACAAAGATGTCACTGTTCTCGACCCTCATCCAGTTCCTTCGCCCATTGCAGCAGGCAATGACATCAACAAGATTATGGAGCACAGCGAGCTGAAAG ATGGCTCATCCGACCCTCGAAGCGCAGCCTTCTCGACATTTACGCGAGCTGCTCTTAAGGCGTGGAAAACTGACCCGGTTTTCCAGCCTTACTTTCACGAAACTGGCTTTATCATATCGGGGCACACACCTGCTCTGATTGACCACATACGAAAAGACGAGGTAGAACCGTCAGAAACAAACTTCGTCAAGCTGGAGACAGCCGAGGACTTCCGCCGGACCATGCCGCCAGGTGTACTGACAGGCGACTTCCCTGGCTGGAAAGGCTGGTTGCACAAGTCTGGTGCTGGGTGGATTCATGCCAAAAAGGCTATGATCTCTGCTTTCAATGAAGCTAAGCGCTTGGGAGTCAGATTTGTCACTGGCTCTCCGGAAGGGAATGTTGTATCGTTGGTATACGAGGACGGAGACGTCGTTGGAGCCAGAACTGCCGATGGTCGCGTGCACAAAGCCCATCGCACTATTCTTTCGGCAGGTGCTGGCAGTGACAGTCTCCTAGACTTCAAGAAGCAGCTTCGGCCTACCGCGTGGACTCTCTGTCATATTCAGATGGGCCCTGAAGAGGTCAAGCAATATCGGAACCTTCCTGTGTTGTTCAACATCGCCAAAGGGTTCTTCATTGAGCCTGATGAGGATAAACTCGAGCTCAAGATTTGTGACGAGCATCCAGGGTACTGCAACTTTCTCCCTGACCCAAACAGACCGGGCCAGGAGAAGAGTGTCCCCTTCGCAAAGCATCAGATCCCGCTCGAGGCCGAAGCCCGCGCACGAGACTTTCTCCATGATACAATGCCGCATCTGGCTGACAGGCCACTGTCTTTCGCGCGTATTTGCTGGGATGCTGATACCCCAGACCGTGCTTTCTTGATCGATAGACATCCTGAACACCCCTCACTGCTAGTCGCTGTTGGAGGTTCCGGCAATGGCGCCATGCAAATGCCTACAATTGGCGGTTTTATCGCAGATGCTCTAGAGAGTAAACTACAGAAGGAGGTGAAGGACATCGTTCGATGGAGGCCAGAGACGGCTGTCGATCGAGATTGGAGAGCGACTCAGAATCGCTTTGGCGGGCCTGACAGGATCATGGATTTTCAGCAGGTCGGAGAGGATCAGTGGACCAAGATTGGAGAGAGCAGAGGTCCGTAA
- the fmdS gene encoding acetamidase/formamidase family protein: protein MGVKGIRTALKVDLDKPAWEQSGLHNRWHPDVPAYGKIANNEVVKIECLDWTGGQIKNNDSADDIKNVDLTQIHYLSGPFEIETAEPGDVLLVEIQDVQPFEDQPWGFTGIFSRHNGGGFLDEIYPEPAKAIWDFEGIFCSSRHIPHVRFAGLIHPGILGCAPSAEVLAEWNRREGELIATNTRGRDVAKPPEPKNVHAGSADEDLKAKIGREGARTIPGRPEHGGNCDIKNLSRGSKVYLPVHVPGAKFSVGDLHFSQGDGEISFCGAIEMAGVITLKFTVIKDGMAKMGMKSPIFHPGPVEPQFGPGRYLTFEGFSVDEHGKQHYLDATVAYRQTCLRVIEYLRRYGYNDYQIYLLLSCAPVQGHIAGLVDIPNACTTLGVPMDIFDFDIRPEAEVVKMDMGSCAFASK from the exons ATGGGCGTCAAAGGAATTCGTACCGCTCTCAAAGTCGATCTCGATAAGCCTGCTTGGGAGCAATCGGGCTTACAT AATCGCTGGCATCCAGATG TGCCGGCCTATGGCAAGATCGCCAACAACGAAGTGGTCAAGATCGAATGTCTCGATTGGACTGGTGGCCAGATCAAGAACAATGACTCTGCCGACGATATTAAGAACGTCGATCTAACGCAAATCCACTATCTCTCCGGTCCATTTGAAATTGAGACGGCCGAACCCGGAGATGTCCTGCTTGTTGAAATCCAAGACGTCCAGCCGTTTGAGGACCAGCCCTGGGGCTTCACGGGAATCTTCAGCCGCCATAATGGTGGAGGGTTTCTGGACGAGATCTATCCTGAGCC CGCCAAAGCAATCTGGGACTTCGAGGGAATCTTCTGTTCTTCACGACACATCCCCCACGTGCGGTTCGCTGGCCTCATCCACCCGGGTATCCTGGGCTGCGCTCCTTCAGCCGAGGTCCTCGCCGAGTGGAATCGTCGTGAAGGCGAACTGATCGCCACGAACACCAGGGGCCGCGATGTCGCAAAGCCCCCCGAACCGAAGAATGTCCATGCCGGCAGTGCGGACGAGGACCTAAAAGCCAAGATCGGCAGAGAAGGCGCAAGGACAATCCCC GGCCGCCCCGAACACGGAGGAAACTGCGACATCAAGAACCTCTCCCGCGGTTCCAAAGTCTACCTCCCCGTGCACGTCCCAGGGGCCAAATTCTCCGTTGGAGACCTCCACTTCTCGCAAGGTGACGGGGAAATCTCATTCTGCGGCGCCATCGAGATGGCGGGCGTCATAACACTCAAATTCACAGTCATCAAAGACGGGATGGcgaagatggggatgaagtCTCCCATCTTCCACCCCGGCCCTGTGGAACCCCAGTTCGGGCCCGGCCGGTATCTGACGTTCGAAGGGTTCTCCGTTGATGAGCACGGCAAGCAGCATTATCTGGATGCGACGGTTGCGTATCGCCAGACTTGTCTGCGGGTTATTGAGTATCTTCGCCGCTATGGGTACAATGATTATCAGATCTATCTGCTGTTGAGCTGCGCCCCTGTTCAGGGACATATTGCGGGACTTGTGGATATTCCCAATGCGTGCACGACGTTGGGGGTGCCGATGGACATTTTCGATTTTGATATCCGGCCTGAGGCAGAGGTGGTCAAGATGGATATGGGAAGCTGTGCATTTGCCAGCAAGTGA
- the usgS gene encoding transmembrane protein UsgS, translated as MSNFEPNAIIRGFQLTVVGTVRALRNPELFKYDHFRQAALAIAVGVIIHLIIQIPIVGVKLLLWIASWFSDLDRSSWDEFILNGLDFLNNSVLQIPFLLMTLMRYVTPTLDEIFMESLKWVDSTYVQKHKADDPKTLRAMYYPHLAMYSTKGATGVSKPIPEAIILFLRRYGRKFGTLLGLYLISLLPVVGRFVMPTASFYTFQSSVGTTPAAVIFGTGLVLPKRFIVRFLHTYFASRSLMRELLEPYFCRIHFTPEQKRRWFMDRQGVLFGFAFAFTVVLKAPYIGVLMYGVAQASTAYLITKCTDPPPSPAESEGFAESQVTWKNKHDFLRLSLDNLDKLNLPLQSEGEVQETKVPQSPGRKFS; from the exons ATGTCCAATTTCGAGCCTAATGCCATCATCCGCGGTTTCCAGCTCACAGTCGTCGGAA CTGTTCGAGCTCTGCGGAATCCGGAGCTCTTCAAGTATGACCATTTTCGGCAGGCCGCTCTAGCAATAGCTGTTGGAGTAATCATTCATCTGATTATCCAAATTCCG ATCGTCGGTGTCAAGCTTCTCCTCTGGATTGCCTCATGGTTCTCCGATCTAGATCGTAGCTCATGGGACGAGTTCATCCTGAATGGCCTGGATTTCCTCAACAATTCCGTCCTTCAGATACCATTTTTGCTCATGACTTTAATGCGATACGTTACGCCAACTTTGGATGAGAT CTTTATGGAGTCTCTGAAATGGGTTGACTCAACTTACGTTCAAAAGCACAAGGCTGACGACCCAAAAACACTTCGTGCTATGTACTACCCGCACCTGGCGATGTACTCAACCAAAGGAGCTACTGGTGTCTCAAAGCCGATTCCAGAGGCAATCATTCTGTTTCTGCGGCGATACGGGCGCAAGTTCGGGACGCTCTTGGGGCTCTACCTGATCTCGCTTCTTCCTGTTGTGGGAAGATTCGTCATGCCCACAGCCTCCTTTTATACATTCCAAAGCAGCGTGGGAACAACTCCTGCAGCGGTAATCTTCGGAACAGGTCTGGTTCTCCCAAAGAGATTCATTGTCAGGTTCTTGCACACGTACTTTGCATCTCGCAGTCTAATGCGTGAACTG CTTGAGCCCTACTTTTGCCGGATCCACTTCACACCCGAACAGAAACGCCGCTGGTTTATGGACCGTCAAGGTGTTCTGTTCGGtttcgccttcgccttcaCCGTGGTCCTGAAGGCACCCTACATCGGAGTGCTGATGTACGGCGTTGCACAAGCATCGACTGCATACTTGATCACAAAGTGCACAGATCCCCCGCCCAGTCCCGCCGAGAGTGAAGGTTTCGCCGAGAGCCAAGTCACCTGGAAGAACAAGCACGACTTCCTGCGGCTGTCATTGGATAACCTGGACAAACTGAATCTCCCTTTACAGAGTGAGGGGGAAGTGCAGGAGACAAAAGTACCCCAAAGTCCGGGACGGAAGTTCTCTTGA
- a CDS encoding MIF4G domain-containing protein — MRRPRPKHNTTSLPRALRAELGIKDHYGEKKHKRNGPGSRKDRRQAERTEKKRGPPPRSKARQYDGEDDDDDDLAEFGNESDFDSDSDEDVPASKSKSAKSEPKPKSILKKNRKGVEESESEDAAHTSSVKPRKISQAVKDKLDEDAAEIAALEKKLGLKKGKKLPKSFEEDGLLDLLGDLGDGSEDESRKRKREADEWLKNKRRKAQGLAPEAVSEEDDSDLASDEELGDFDGDGFDDMDEDEDEDEEEEKPAPKKRENPYVAPVAPSSENKPGKYIPPSLRATSSSESESLTRLRRQAQGHLNKLSEANLISILGEFEKLYREYPRQNVTSTLLTLLFGLVCEGSALQDTFIILHAGFIAALYKVIGPDFGAELVQKLVETFDAAGDERGKFQGKEMINLISLLSQLYNFHVVGSTLVFDYIRLFLQEINEESTELLLKIIRNSGPQLRQDDPSSLKDIVLLIQPAVAKVGEESLSVRTKFMIDTITDLKNNRLKAAPGSSVTSEHITKMRKILGSLNNSRVLRASEPISISREDIHNASQKGKWWLVGASWKEDPLVSARQELASLPQDNKAAVQEEDSEVEPDLASIAKAHRMNTDIRRSIFVAIMSATDYQDAHVRLMKLRLKRAQEFEIPRVLTHCAMEEEAYNPYYTLIARRLCGEMGRRMKVSFMYTLWNNFKRMGESDDMDDDEEEDAGFRDDNDERNQLSMKSAVNLAKMYASLIADGALTLSVLKTLNFAYLQPKTKAFLEILIITIIQQSQKSKKGKKNGKKAGQEEEAERNEKPLMEIFLRARDTPQIVKGLIYFIRKVVAKTDIVESEREQKLVRWGCRVAVDALKVVANEDVSLG; from the exons ATGAGACGACCCAGACCAAAACACAATACTACGTCTTTACCCCGGGCGCTTCGCGCCGAACTGGGGATCAAAGATCACTACGGCGAAAAGAAGCATAAACGGAACGGACCTGGATCGCGAAAAGACCGACGTCAAGCGGAAcggacggagaagaaacgggGACCTCCTCCAAGATCGAAAGCTCGACAATATGATggcgaggacgatgatgatgacgatcttGCAGAATTTGGAAACGAGTCAGATTTTGATTCAGATTCAGACGAAGATGTACCGGCGTCAAAATCAAAGTCTGCGAAATCCGAACCGAAGCCCAAGTCGATACTCAAGAAGAATCGGAAGGGAGTTGAGGAGTCCGAGTCGGAGGACGCCGCCCATACCTCGAGCGTAAAGCCCCGCAAGATTTCTCAGGCCGTGAAAGACAAGCTTGACGAAGATGCTGCTGAAATTGCGGCGCTAGAGAAAAAGCTGGGattgaagaaggggaaaaagcTACCAAAGTCGTTCGAAGAGGACGGACTGCTTGACTTGCTAGGGGACTTGGGTGATGGGTCCGAAGACGAAAGTCGAAAGCGCAAACGAGAGGCCGACGAATggctgaagaacaagagaaggaaggcgCAAGGTCTTGCGCCAGAGGCCGTTTCGGAGGAGGACGACAGCGATCTGGCAAGTGACGAGGAGCTTGGAGATTTTGACGGTGATGGCTTTGACGAtatggatgaagacgaagacgaagatgaggaggaagagaagcctGCCCcgaaaaaaagagaaaatcCATATGTTGCACCTGTCGCTCCGTCTTCCGAGAACAAGCCCGGCAAATATATTCCTCCGTCACTACGAGCAACCTCTTCGTCTGAATCCGAGTCACTCACGAGACTGAGACGTCAGGCTCAAGGACATCTGAACAAGCTGTCGGAAGCTAATCTCATCTCTATCCTTGGCGAATTTGAGAAGCTCTATCGTGAATACCCCCGACAAAACGTTACATCTACGCTTCTGACACTACTGTTCGGTCTTGTATGCGAAGGATCTGCTCTGCAGGATACATTTATCATCTTACATGCGGGCTTCATCGCTGCTCTCTATAAAGTCATTGGGCCTGACTTTGGCGCGGAGCTTGTTCAGAAGCTGGTTGAGACATTCGACGCAGCCGGGGATGAACGTGGCAAGTTccaaggaaaggaaatgaTCAACTTAATCTCTCTACTCTCGCAACTTTATAACTTTCACGTCGTCGGAAGCACCTTGGTGTTCGACTACATCCGGCTGTTCCTGCAAgagatcaacgaggagaGCACAGAATTACTGCTCAAAATCATCCGAA ACTCTGGGCCCCAGCTCCGACAAGATGACCCGTCTTCCTTGAAAGACATTGTTCTCCTGATCCAACCTGCCGTAGCAAAGGTCGGCGAAGAATCGCTGTCAGTCCGGACAAAATTTATGATCGACACTATCACCGATCTCAAGAACAACCGTCTAAAAGCGGCCCCCGGCTCAAGTGTGACCTCGGAACATATAACCAAGATGCGAAAGATCCTAGGCTCTCTGAACAACTCCCGAGTCCTCCGCGCCTCGGAGCCCATCAGTATTTCACGAGAGGACATTCACAATGCCTCCCAGAAGGGCAAGTGGTGGCTTGTCGGTGCAAGCTGGAAGGAAGATCCCCTTGTGTCCGCTCGTCAGGAGCTAGCCAGCCTACCGCAGGACAACAAAGCTGCTgtgcaggaagaagacagcGAGGTGGAGCCCGACCTAGCCAGCATTGCCAAGGCACACCGCATGAACACCGATATTCGCCGCTCCATCTTTGTCGCTATCATGTCCGCAACAGACTACCAGGATGCCCACGTCCGACTAATGAAACTTCGACTGAAACGCGCACAGGAATTTGAAATTCCCCGCGTCCTCACTCACTGCGccatggaagaggaggcttaTAACCCCTACTACACGCTGATTGCACGGCGGCTCTGCGGCGAAATGGGCCGCCGCATGAAGGTCTCCTTCATGTACACCCTGTGGAACAACTTCAAGCGAATGGGTGAATCAGACGACatggacgacgacgaggaggaggatgccgGGTTCcgcgacgacaacgacgagCGCAACCAGCTCTCGATGAAATCTGCCGTCAACCTCGCCAAGATGTACGCCAGCCTTATTGCCGACGGCGCACTGACACTGAGCGTGCTGAAAACGCTCAATTTCGCCTACCTTCAGCCCAAGACGAAGGCCTTCCTTGAGATTCTCATCATCACAATCATCCAGCAATCTCAGAAATCGAAAAAGGGGAAGAAAAATGGCAAGAAGGCTggccaggaggaggaagccgagAGGAATGAAAAGCCGCTGATGGAGATCTTCCTGCGCGCGCGGGACACGCCGCAGATCGTCAAGGGGCTGATATACTTCATACGAAAGGTCGTCGCGAAAACAGATATTGTAGAGTCCGAGAGGGAGCAGAAGTTGGTTCGGTGGGGCTGCAGGGTCGCTGTGGATGCCTTGAAGGTTGTGGCGAATGAAGATGTTAGTCTTGGATGA
- the cyp7 gene encoding CYP40/PPID family peptidylprolyl isomerase, with the protein MAETQRRPRVYFDIQIGSQKAGRIALELFNDVVPKTAENFRALCTGEKGVGKQRKPLSYKGSIFHRVIKQFMIQGGDFTNFNGTGGESIYGEKFPDENFELKHDRPFLLSMANSGPGTNGSQFFITTVPTPHLDGKHVVFGEVINGKSIVRKIENMPTQADKPTTDVTIVDCGELSGEDYENATKQVADATGDPYEDYPDDHQGEELNAQVCFKIASELKNFGNTAFKSGDVALGLDKYQKGLRYLNEFPDPDENDPKDLEPQMKSLRFTLHSNSSLLANKLGQYKNAQNWATYALEVADAANAKEADRAKAYYRRAVAYSGQKEEDEALKDLQEALKLAPGDAGILNEIAKVKKAIKDSEAKEKAAARKFFS; encoded by the exons ATGGCTGAGACTCAAC GTCGTCCTCGCGTCTACTTCGACATTCAGATTGGCAGCCAGAAGGCTGGTCGTATTGCGCTTGAATTG TTCAACGATG TTGTTCCCAAGACCGCAGAGAACTTTCGCGCTCTCTGTACAGGCGAGAAGGGTGTGggaaaacaaaggaaaccATTGAGCTACAAGG GATCCATTTTCCACCGTGTGATCAAGCAGTTTATGATCCAGGGTGGTGACTTTACCAATTTCAATGGAACCGGTGGTGAATCCATTTACGGCGAGAAATTCCCCGATGAGAACTTCGAGCTCAAGCACGACAGACCTTTCCTCCTCTCAATGGCCAACTCCGGTCCAGGCACCAATGGCAGCCAGTTTTTCATCACCACTGTCCCAACCCCTCACCTCGATGGCAAGCACGTGGTCTTCGGTGAGGTGATCAACGGAAAGAGTATTGTTCGCAAGATCGAGAACATGCCTACCCAAGCCGACAAGCCTACCACCGACGTGACCATTGTTGACTGCGGTGAGCTGTCTGGCGAGGATTACGAGAACGCCACTAAGCAGGTTGCCGATGCCACTGGAGACCCCTACGAGGATTACCCCGATGATCACCAGGGCGAGGAGCTCAACGCTCAGGTCTGCTTCAAGATCGCTTCCGAGCTGAAGAACTTTGGCAACACTGCATTCAAGAGCGGCGACGTTGCCCTTGGTCTTGACAAGTACCAGAAGGGCCTGCGCTACCTGAACGAATTTCCTGATCCCGATGAGAACGATCCCAAGGACCTCGAGCCTCAGATGAAATCTCTTCGCTTCACTCTTCACTCCAACTCGTCTCTACTCGCGAACAAGCTTGGTCAATACAAGAATGCCCAGAACTGGGCTACCTACGCCCTTGAAGTCGCCGACGCCGCCAACGCCAAGGAAGCAGATAGAGCCAAGGCCTACTATCGCCGCGCTGTTGCATACAGTGGCcagaaggaggaagatgaggctcTGAAGGATCTCCAGGAGGCATTGAAGCTGGCCCCCGGTGACGCTGGCATTCTCAACGAGATcgccaaggtcaagaaggcGATCAAGGACAGTgaagccaaggagaaggccgccgCTCGGAAGTTTTTCTCGTAA
- a CDS encoding UbiA family prenyltransferase — translation MHLRLLCSLYQGSDSTEEHGAIRTRMQEKHPLTGVLQELLVTWRLLYANAGEGLVLPVVGMLARFLPTPSLLDSTPWLQLLSVLLKTVFLFICHLYVFEIVNQVTSVEEDRINKPQRPIPSGLLTVAGGRKRWAVSWIVCPLLAYYLAGFQAGCLFLEYQLWTCFCYVWPKINHFMFRNAFASVGVYNMFRLIDVIISSEVPSFPLPPIDFYLVLSAWVMLTVHMQEFHDREGDKKTNRQTLPVIVGPRWHGALRWATALLVMGTGIMPLCITGKLVWNGQDTGFRNKRWIYTGTVITAILHVVFASLSGLRCAFSWGEAAYDRQTYKRFYMLAAYTMVCYLSFAYLTA, via the coding sequence ATGCATTTACGCTTACTATGTTCTCTTTACCAGGGATCCGATTCTACAGAAGAGCACGGGGCAATTCGCACCCGAATGCAGGAGAAACACCCTCTCACCGGAGTTCTCCAGGAGCTGCTGGTTACCTGGCGGCTCCTTTACGCCAACGCCGGTGAGGGACTCGTTCTACCTGTCGTTGGCATGCTGGCTCGCTTCCTGCCTACTCCTAGTCTTCTTGACAGCACCCCCTGGCTCCAGCTCTTGTCCGTTCTCCTCAAGAcggtcttcctcttcatctgccaTCTCTATGTCTTCGAGATTGTCAACCAAGTCACCTCCGTCGAGGAAGACCGAATCAACAAACCTCAACGTCCGATTCCGTCTGGTCTGCTCACCGTCGCCGGTGGTCGCAAGCGCTGGGCAGTCAGCTGGATCGTCTGTCCGCTCCTAGCATATTACCTCGCGGGCTTCCAGGCTGGCTGCCTCTTTCTTGAGTACCAGCTCTGGACGTGCTTCTGTTATGTCTGGCCAAAGATCAACCACTTCATGTTCCGCAATGCCTTCGCCTCCGTGGGAGTCTACAACATGTTCCGGCTGATCGACGTGATCATCTCCAGCGAAGTTCCGTCCTTTCCTCTGCCACCGATCGACTTTTACCTTGTCCTCTCCGCCTGGGTCATGCTGACCGTCCACATGCAAGAATTCCATGATCGCGAGGGAGACAAGAAGACGAACCGCCAGACGTTGCCAGTCATTGTTGGCCCCCGATGGCATGGAGCTCTACGCTGGGCAACCGCTCTTTTGGTTATGGGGACTGGAATCATGCCTTTGTGTATAACTGGCAAGCTCGTCTGGAACGGCCAAGACACGGGGTTTCGCAACAAGCGTTGGATATACACCGGCACCGTCATCACCGCAATACTGCATGTCGTCTTTGCGTCTCTTTCGGGCCTTCGATGCGCCTTCAGCTGGGGAGAAGCAGCTTACGACCGTCAGACCTACAAGCGTTTCTACATGCTCGCGGCCTACACCATGGTCTGCTACCTATCCTTTGCTTATTTGACCGCATGA
- a CDS encoding putative MFS transporter has product MPVKELYTWSMVIISSFERIHGDQLIFPSSSPADPLNWSRSKKYWSLFLISAYACVNSFGENNWGAAWTTIAKETGVTLENMNGGSALNYLLLGFFNVIWIPTAMKLGRKIVYILSLLFVLGSGIWGRFFEGTAQYYVMLAIGGIGTAAYQALIQLTIFDLFFSHERGSMVAIYIFFQQLGSILGLILGGYITDGIGWRWSQPIVAIACGILILLFIFTFDDTMFPRYRFRNSGFSAAKIETCTTQEDAQVTSEKDQKLEPSTSVAVSQGAGEVDIPPRTYRQKIALIHYLEDDQTTWYQYFRRPFFLFAFPNIVLAGIQFAFGCTAGIISFNTISEIMTEPPYNWSAGSVGLLFLAALVGNFIGMGIGSFSDWIVLFLARRNKGYKEPEMRLWAYILPIILAAIGYFTYGWGATAGDHWISIAVGLCCMIAQQVSATSIATAYAMECFDRISGELVIVLAICSSCINFAISFSVQHFIDATNYGWTLTFFGIWVLLSMLMAGPMLIWGKSWRRRCKGRYEKFLAETGRSVL; this is encoded by the exons ATGCCTGTGAAG GAACTGTATACCTGGTCGATGGTGATAATCTCATCCTTTGAACGAATACATGGCGATCAACTAATCTTT CCTTCATCGTCCCCTGCTGATCCTCTG AATTGGtcgagaagcaagaaatACTGGTCTCTATTTCTTATCTCTGCCTATGCGTGCGTTAACTCCTTTGGTGAAAACAATTGGGGTGCAGCATGGACAACCATAGCCAAGGAGACTGGAGTTACGCTGGAGAATATGAACGGGGGCTCTGCCCTCAACTACCTCCTGCTTGGATTCTTCAATGTGATCTGGATCCCCACAGCGATGAAGCTTGGGCGAAAGATTGTTTATATTCTGAGTTTACTCTTCGTTCTCGGCAGCGGTATTTGGGGGCGGTTCTTCGAAGGCACAGCCCAATATTACGTTATGCTTGCCATTGGTGGCATCGGAACAGCCGCATATCAAGCCCTTATTCAATTAACG AtctttgatctcttcttttcaCACGAGCGCGGTAGCATGGTGGCCATCTATATATTCTTCCAGCAACTGGGCTCTATTTTGGGCCTGATTCTGGGAGGGTACATCACCGATGGTAtcggctggagatggagtcAGCCTATCGTTGCGATTGCCTGC GGTATCTTGATCTTACTGTTTATCTTCACTTTCGATGATACAATGTTCCCGAGATACCGATTCAGGAACAGCGGCTTTTCAGCTGCAAAGATTGAGACTTGCACCACACAGGAAGACGCACAAGTCACCTCTGAGAAGgaccagaagctggagccGTCGACATCTGTCGCCGTAAGCCAGGGCGCTGGTGAAGTCGACATTCCCCCTCGGACCTATCGCCAGAAAATCGCCCTGATCCACTACCTCGAGGATGACCAGACGACTTGGTATCAGTACTTCCGTCGCCCATTTTTCCTCTTTGCCTTTCCAAACATCGTGCTGGCCGGCATTCAATTCGCATTTGGCTGTACAGCCGGCATCATCTCTTTTAACACCATCTCGGAGATTATGACGGAGCCACCATACAACTGGAGTGCAGGCTCAGTAGGCCTACTATTCCTAGCAGCGCTCGTTGGTAACTTCATCGG CATGGGCATCGGATCCTTCTCAGACTGGATCGTGCTCTTCCTAGCCCGTCGGAACAAAGGCTACAAAGAGCCCGAGATGCGTCTTTGGGCATACATCCTTCCGATTATTCTCGCTGCTATCGGCTACTTCACCTACGGCTGGGGCGCCACAGCCGGTGACCATTGGATCTCGATCGCCGTCGGGCTCTGCTGCATGATCGCACAGCAAGTCTCGGCGACGAGTATCGCAACCGCATATGCAATGGAGTGCTTCGACCGG ATATCCGGAGAACTCGTCATCGTTCTGGCCATTTGTTCCTCTTGCATCAACTTCGCCATTTCCTTCTCAGTGCAGCATTTCATTGACGCAACGAATTACGGCTGGACGCTTACATTCTTTGGTATCTGGGTGCTTTTGTCCATGCTTATGGCCGGGCCGATGTTGATCTGGGGCAAGAGCTGGAGACGGAGGTGTAAGGGCCGGTATGAGAAATTCCTTGCTGAGACTGGACGCTCGGTTTTGTAG